The sequence GTTTGATTTTGATGATTCTGATTTGGAATATATTGAGATGGAAGATGATGATTTCGTTGCCGTCTTGCCAAAGAATCATCCCTTTGCTGATAAAGAAGTTTTGGATCTAAAGAAGCTGAAAAAAGAGCGTTTTTTAATATTGGGACCATCAACGAATCTTTATGAACCAGTTATGAAATTATGTCAGATGGCAGGGTTCAAATCAGATATTAGTTACCAAGGTACACGTGTTGATTTGATCATGCAGATGGTTCAAAATAATATGGGTATTTCTTTAATGATGAAAAAAACTGCAGAGAATTTTGATAGCCAAGACTTTAAGATGGTGCCGTTAACGACTAATATTGCCAATAAATTATGTTTTGTTAGAGTTAAAGGTCAACATTCGAGTGCTAATAATATGTTTTGGAAATATGTCAAAATGCACATGAAAGATATTGGGGGATAAGGATATTCAAGATTTATCAACGAAACAAATAATCGATCTGATGGAGTCAGGTCTTAATATGAAGTTCTCCGATGAACAAATTGCTATTTTGGAAAATGATTTTACCAAGCCACTACTAGTTAATGCTTGTGCTGGAGCTGGTAAAACAACGATTTTTATCTTGATGGCTTTGATTGCCATTGCTAAAGGTAATGCCGACCCAGATGAAATTTTAGGAATTACTTTTTCTCATAAATCACGAGTTGATATGGGTGATAGATACAATAAATTTGTGAATGAATTGAGTGAAACGGGATTAGAATTATTAGACGGTCGTCCTAATTTCACGACTTTTCATGCTTTGTTTTATCAATTATTACGTCAAAATCAAGAGTATCAACAGGCACGGGTTTTAACGAGTTATCGTTTATTCACTCGAGAGTTGTCTGATACGATCAAACACCCCAGTACAGTGATTACTAAGTCAGAAATGCTAGAACAAATGTTTAATCTCAATGAATATTTGATCAATCAGGATTTGACTACTGACGGAATTTTACCAACTAATAAGACGGTCGATGAATCAATCAAGGAAATGTCACAATTTTCACGTCAAACTCACGATGACAATTTTTATTATGATTACGTCGATGTAATGACAAAATATCAAGAATTAAAACGTCAAAATGGCTATATTGATTTTAATGATATGAAGATGTTGCTGTTGAAAAGTATGGAAGACCCCAATCATTTGCAGTTTTATCAACGTATCATGTCTCGTTATAAAATTGCGGTTATTGATGAGTTCCAAGATATCGACAACTTGCAGTGGAAAATTATTTCCAAATTACTTAGCCCAGAAACGATGCAACATTTAATCGTTATTGGGGATGATGACCAAAGTATTTATGCTTTTCGTGGCAGTAATCCGAAGTTTATTTTGAACTACAAAAAACTCTTGCCTAATGCTCAAAAGAAAAACCTTTCGACTAATTATCGAACTGGCGAAAAAATTCTTCAAAAAGTTATTCCCTTGATTAAAGAAAATCACGTTCGTTTGAATAAAGATTTGCTTTCAGGAAGAACTGGTGTTGGTGACTTTGTGCTCTATAGTAGCAAGAAATCTGGTTTCAGTCGCAAATCTAAGATGCTCAAACATTTGGTCAAACAAATCAATGACCCTGATATTGATAATGACGATATTGCCATTTTAGTTCGCTATAATTCATCACGAATGTTGCTCGCCGATTGGTTGGCTAATAAAAAAATCTATGCTGATATTAATAATGCTAGTGCTATTTTGCAGAATAATTTAATTTATAGAATTATTACTGAATTGATGAAGGCTCTCTGGAAAGATGAGTATAAGTATTTTTCTGAACAATCGAATCGGATTGGCTTCAGTAAATATAAGAATCATACGCAGAAAGTTGAAGCTCGAGCTGATGATAAATTTCGTAAGTTAAGTAAATATTTATTGGCAGCGGAAAGTTACAATGCTGAATTCAATACTCCCTTGAAAAGAACCGATGAACGAGTTCAGATTTATTTCAACAGCATCAAGCGTTTCAAACAAAGGATGGAACAAGCTGATAACAAAGAGAGCCAAGAAAAAATTTCGAAAGCTTTGATCAAAGATTTGTTACAAGCAGCTATCAAATTAACAGATAAATATTTTGACTATATGATTCAAAAGAAGTTTATGGCTAAGTCTGAAGTCAATGAAATTAAAAATTACTTGGAAGAAGAATTAGAAACTTATCACAGCATTGATGATTTCTTTTTCGATGAAGAGCAAAAAAAAGCAATTTTATCGAGTCAGGTGGAAAGAAATAAACAGGAGCATCACATTCAATTCTTGTCATTGCATCAAGCTAAGGGATTAGAGTTCAAGTACGTTTATTTGTATGGTTTGACGAATAAGGAAGTTGAAAAACCAGGTTTGTCGATCAACGAATGGTTCCCACCAGATATGACTTTTGAGCAATTTACTAAAAAGTGGATTCTGATCTACAACAAGAGTTATGAATACTTGGGCACTGCTTTGGGAGCCACGAGGATTACTGATTATCAAGATTTTTGGAAGAATAATGCTTTTAATCCGATTAATTTAAAAGCAACCTTAGATAAGAAAAAAGAAACGACGATGTTTCATAATTTTTATCAGGAAGTTAAAAACTACTCAGAATTTATTGAAGAAGAAAGACGATTATTGTATGTTGGAGTTACTCGAGCACAAGAAGAATTGTGCATGAGGATTGCACCGGATTCTAATCCATTGTTGTTTGAATTGAATTTGCCAAAGAAGAAGAAAAAAGTGAATGGGGATAAAAAATGAAAATACGTCGCACTATTGAGATAGTTCCTAGTTTTGTTTTGATAGCGATTTTTATTTATAGTTTGTATCTTAAATCTGTCAATGGCGTCTGGGTGAATTTATTTGTCATTGGGGTAGCTGGGCTGAGTGCTTATATTCCAGTGGCAGTGTTTATTGAAGCAATTGCTAATTCATTTCGAAATATTCGACCAGTGCCATTACGGGATAAACTTTTTTACGGTTATTTGATAATTATTTGGGTGATTGCTTTAGTAGTTGCAATTGGCTCAATGGGACAAGCTTAGTGATGAGAAATCATCATTAGGCTTTTTTTATTTGCTGATTTTTTTGATGTACCTTAAGATTACTTTGTAAACGAATTCAGAAAGGAAATGAATGTGTTAAAAATAAATATTAATAATTTTGAGGATGAAACGTTAACGACTGGTAATTATGGAATAAGATATCGTACTTTTAAAGATATCGTTTATGTTGAAAAACCAGTAGCTGATATTCAAAAGTTAAATATTTTTGCACCATTAGCTTATTTTCATGGAGGAAGTATCAACGGGTATAATGCCCAAACGGCACCTATTTTTATGCCTAATACAGTTGGTGGCTACATGCCAGGTCCAAGAGATTATCCAGGTAATACTAGTCAACCGAATAGTAGTAAGACAATAATTGCTGCCTTGGAACATGGATATGTAGTAGTTTCTGCTGGGTTAAGAGGTCGTACGATTATAGAGGATAGTAAATATGTTGGCAAGGCTCCGGCATTTATTGTTGATATGAAGGCCGCTATTAGATTCATTCGTCATAATAGTGAATTGCTTCCGGGTAACGTCGATCGAATTATCACTAACGGAACTAGTGCTGGTGGTGCTACTTCGGCATTAACGGGAACATCAGGTAATGAACCTTTCTTTGATAAATATCTTCAAGAGTTGGGTGCCGCTGATGAATCAGATGCCATTTTTGCTGCCAGTTGTTATTGTCCAATTCATAACCTAGAACATGCCGATAGTGCCTATGAATGGCAATTTAATGGAATCAATGATTGGTCAAAGCTGAATTATGGTACTGGCAAAATAGAGACTGGTAAGTTGAACGACGAGCAAATTGTATTGTCAAAAGAATTGAAACATCAATTTATCGATTATTTGAATAGTTTGCAATTACAAGACAACAACAATCAAAAATTAAGTTTAGATGATAATGGTCAAGGTTCATTTTTAAATTACGTTAAGAATTTTATTATTCAATCTGCTCAAAAAGCTTTAGATAGTAATCAAACCGTTGATTCTAATTCTGGTGTAATTATTGAAAATGATGTGGTAAAAGACATCAATTGGTCAAAATATTTAAGTTTTATTACTCGTATGAAGAGTACACCGGCTTTTGATGATTTGAAGATGGATAATCCGGAACCTAATTTGTTTGGAACTGAAAAAATCGATAGTCAACATTTTACAAAATTTGCTCAAGAACACTCAAAAGTTCCATCAAAATTAGCTGATCAAAAACTCGTTCAAGCGATTAATCCATTGCAATATTTGGATAATAAAGATAGTGCTAAATATTGGCGGATTCGTCATGGAGCAAGTGATCGAGATACTTCTTTTGCCATTCCTATTATTCTAGCAACTAGTTTGAAAAATACTGGTCACAAAGTTGATTTTGCTATGCCTTGGGATACGCCACACAGTGGAGATTACGATTTACGGGATTTATTCACTTGGATAGACAAGGTGTGTGCTGAAGGCTAGACTTATTCCATTTTGGAATGTATACCTAGATAACTTGAATTGTTCCAAGTATATACAGACCCTATAATTATCGTGTTAAGAAAAAGAGGAGGCAATTTTATGTCAGAGCAACCATATGATTTAAGAAGAGTTATTGATGAACTCAAACAGCAACCTGGTCAATATCACGAAACTGATGTTGAGGTCGATCCCGATGCTGAACTATCCGGAGTTTACCGTTATATCGGTGCCGGTGGAACAGTTAAGCGTCCAACTCAAGAAGGACCTGCTATGATGTTCAACAATGTGAAAGGATTTCCTAATACACGTGTTTTGATTGGTGCAATGGCTAGTCGTAAACGTGACGGAATGATTTTACACCACGATTACAAAACTTTAGGACGTTTGTTGAAGGATTCAGTCGAACATCCTGTAGCTCCAGAAATGGTGGATTCTGACAAAGCTCCAGTTCAAGAAGTAGTTCACAAAGTAACTGATAAGGATTTCGATATTAGAAAGATTTTGCCAGCTCCAACTAATACTGAATATGATGCTGGTCCTTATATCACAATGGGTCTAGTGTTAGGTTCAGATCCAGACAAAACCATGACTGATGTTACAATTCACCGTATGGTTTTGGAAGATAAAGATACTATCGGTATGTACATTATGCCTGGTGGTCGTCATATTGGTCATTTCCAAAAGCAATTTGAAAAATTAGATAAACCAATGCCAATTACAATTAATATTGGTTTGGATCCTGCTATTACTATTGGTGCAACATTTGAACCACCTACAACACCACTTGGCTATGATGAATTGAATATTGCCGGGGCTTTGCGTAATCAACCAGTACAATTAGTTAACGCTACATCAGTTGATGAAAAAGCAATTGCACGTGCTGAATACGTCGTTGAAGCTGAAATCATGCCTAATCAAACGATGCAAGAAGATATCAACACTCATACTGGTAAAGCCATGCCAGAATTTCCTGGTTACAATGGTGATGCTAACCCAGCTGTTAATGTTGTTAAGGTCAAGGCCATTACTCACAGAAAAGACAATCC comes from Companilactobacillus pabuli and encodes:
- a CDS encoding LysR family transcriptional regulator gives rise to the protein MDLHKLQIFVDLSKTLNYTDTANNLFTTQGNISKQILALEKELDVPLFKRAHRKIELTQQGEIVLPYANEILSKYSEMAIKLADFQDAKNLTIEMHTIPTMPSYVSFNLITKFLQQHPEVHMQLKEEESYNLVTSLKSGRCEIIFARMFDFDDSDLEYIEMEDDDFVAVLPKNHPFADKEVLDLKKLKKERFLILGPSTNLYEPVMKLCQMAGFKSDISYQGTRVDLIMQMVQNNMGISLMMKKTAENFDSQDFKMVPLTTNIANKLCFVRVKGQHSSANNMFWKYVKMHMKDIGG
- a CDS encoding LasU family protein; amino-acid sequence: MKIRRTIEIVPSFVLIAIFIYSLYLKSVNGVWVNLFVIGVAGLSAYIPVAVFIEAIANSFRNIRPVPLRDKLFYGYLIIIWVIALVVAIGSMGQA
- a CDS encoding UbiD family decarboxylase; the protein is MSEQPYDLRRVIDELKQQPGQYHETDVEVDPDAELSGVYRYIGAGGTVKRPTQEGPAMMFNNVKGFPNTRVLIGAMASRKRDGMILHHDYKTLGRLLKDSVEHPVAPEMVDSDKAPVQEVVHKVTDKDFDIRKILPAPTNTEYDAGPYITMGLVLGSDPDKTMTDVTIHRMVLEDKDTIGMYIMPGGRHIGHFQKQFEKLDKPMPITINIGLDPAITIGATFEPPTTPLGYDELNIAGALRNQPVQLVNATSVDEKAIARAEYVVEAEIMPNQTMQEDINTHTGKAMPEFPGYNGDANPAVNVVKVKAITHRKDNPIMQTTIGPSEEHVSMAGIPTEASILELVDKAIPGKVVNVYNPPAGGGKLMTIMQIHKDNEADEGIQRQAAILALSAFKELKTVFLVDEDVDIFDMNDVVWTMNTRFQGDKDIMVLPGMRNHPLDPSERPEYDPKSIRVRGMSSKTIIDGTVPFDMKDQFIRASFKEVKDWKKYLD
- a CDS encoding UvrD-helicase domain-containing protein; the encoded protein is MKFSDEQIAILENDFTKPLLVNACAGAGKTTIFILMALIAIAKGNADPDEILGITFSHKSRVDMGDRYNKFVNELSETGLELLDGRPNFTTFHALFYQLLRQNQEYQQARVLTSYRLFTRELSDTIKHPSTVITKSEMLEQMFNLNEYLINQDLTTDGILPTNKTVDESIKEMSQFSRQTHDDNFYYDYVDVMTKYQELKRQNGYIDFNDMKMLLLKSMEDPNHLQFYQRIMSRYKIAVIDEFQDIDNLQWKIISKLLSPETMQHLIVIGDDDQSIYAFRGSNPKFILNYKKLLPNAQKKNLSTNYRTGEKILQKVIPLIKENHVRLNKDLLSGRTGVGDFVLYSSKKSGFSRKSKMLKHLVKQINDPDIDNDDIAILVRYNSSRMLLADWLANKKIYADINNASAILQNNLIYRIITELMKALWKDEYKYFSEQSNRIGFSKYKNHTQKVEARADDKFRKLSKYLLAAESYNAEFNTPLKRTDERVQIYFNSIKRFKQRMEQADNKESQEKISKALIKDLLQAAIKLTDKYFDYMIQKKFMAKSEVNEIKNYLEEELETYHSIDDFFFDEEQKKAILSSQVERNKQEHHIQFLSLHQAKGLEFKYVYLYGLTNKEVEKPGLSINEWFPPDMTFEQFTKKWILIYNKSYEYLGTALGATRITDYQDFWKNNAFNPINLKATLDKKKETTMFHNFYQEVKNYSEFIEEERRLLYVGVTRAQEELCMRIAPDSNPLLFELNLPKKKKKVNGDKK
- a CDS encoding subtype B tannase, producing MLKININNFEDETLTTGNYGIRYRTFKDIVYVEKPVADIQKLNIFAPLAYFHGGSINGYNAQTAPIFMPNTVGGYMPGPRDYPGNTSQPNSSKTIIAALEHGYVVVSAGLRGRTIIEDSKYVGKAPAFIVDMKAAIRFIRHNSELLPGNVDRIITNGTSAGGATSALTGTSGNEPFFDKYLQELGAADESDAIFAASCYCPIHNLEHADSAYEWQFNGINDWSKLNYGTGKIETGKLNDEQIVLSKELKHQFIDYLNSLQLQDNNNQKLSLDDNGQGSFLNYVKNFIIQSAQKALDSNQTVDSNSGVIIENDVVKDINWSKYLSFITRMKSTPAFDDLKMDNPEPNLFGTEKIDSQHFTKFAQEHSKVPSKLADQKLVQAINPLQYLDNKDSAKYWRIRHGASDRDTSFAIPIILATSLKNTGHKVDFAMPWDTPHSGDYDLRDLFTWIDKVCAEG